One window of Gemmatimonadaceae bacterium genomic DNA carries:
- a CDS encoding aldo/keto reductase: MTGSGKKKRSDGDASDRAVHGRATPDGTRRLSSRFRHAFAGDFYRETSMGLAVSSIGMGTYLGECDDREDARYARLLATGIAHGLNVLDTAINYRCQRSERAVGRALKEALASGSASRDEIVICTKGGYVPLEGSPPDSRDDYDAYLREQYFDRGIMSREDLVAGGHCLRPRFLADQIDRSRRNLGVECIDLYYLHNPEQQLDTLDRARFLSVLREAFAELESQVAAGRIAAYGCATWHGFRVFAAGRNYLSLEELLAVARDVGGSGHHFRAIQLPINLAMTEAVRAPTQSVDGRHVALLALAEEFGVSVFASASLMQAQLAGNLPDTVRSLFPLDTDAQRAIAFVRSLPVATALVGMRSIDHLTENLGAGRAVTQS, from the coding sequence ATGACCGGATCGGGGAAAAAGAAACGCAGCGATGGCGACGCATCGGATCGCGCCGTCCACGGCAGAGCGACCCCCGATGGGACGCGGCGACTGTCCTCCCGCTTCCGCCATGCTTTCGCCGGTGATTTTTACCGCGAGACCTCGATGGGTCTCGCCGTCTCATCCATCGGCATGGGCACCTATCTCGGCGAATGTGACGACCGGGAGGATGCACGATATGCCCGGCTGCTCGCGACCGGTATCGCGCATGGACTGAACGTGCTCGACACGGCGATCAACTATCGCTGCCAGCGCTCGGAGCGCGCCGTCGGTCGCGCGCTGAAAGAGGCTCTCGCATCGGGCAGTGCATCACGCGATGAGATCGTCATCTGCACCAAGGGCGGATACGTGCCGCTGGAAGGGTCGCCACCGGACTCTCGCGACGACTACGATGCATACCTGCGCGAGCAATATTTCGACCGCGGCATCATGAGCCGGGAAGATCTCGTCGCGGGCGGGCATTGCCTTCGGCCGCGGTTCCTCGCTGACCAGATTGACAGAAGCCGCCGGAATCTCGGCGTGGAATGCATCGATCTTTACTATCTGCACAACCCCGAGCAGCAGCTCGATACACTGGACCGGGCTCGATTCCTGTCAGTTCTCCGCGAAGCATTCGCCGAGCTCGAGTCGCAGGTCGCAGCCGGCCGGATCGCGGCGTACGGCTGCGCCACGTGGCATGGTTTCAGGGTTTTCGCGGCAGGCCGAAATTACCTTTCGCTCGAGGAGCTTCTGGCCGTCGCGCGCGATGTTGGCGGAAGCGGCCATCACTTCCGCGCGATTCAGCTGCCCATCAACCTGGCCATGACTGAAGCGGTGAGAGCTCCCACGCAATCCGTTGACGGCAGACACGTAGCGCTGCTCGCACTCGCCGAAGAGTTCGGCGTTTCCGTCTTCGCCAGCGCTTCACTGATGCAGGCACAGCTCGCTGGAAATCTCCCCGATACGGTCAGATCGCTCTTCCCTCTCGACACCGACGCACAGCGCGCCATCGCGTTTGTTCGGTCCCTGCCCGTTGCCACCGCGCTTGTCGGCATGCGATCGATCGACCACTTGACCGAGAATCTGGGCGCCGGCCGCGCCGTCACTCAATCCTGA
- a CDS encoding alpha/beta fold hydrolase, protein MPSGKTDTVGLIAGAESIDMQEENSHGILLLHGFGDTPQTLGLLARHLHAAGYDVRAPLLPGHGRTVESFMSSRREEWLACARAELARMRATHDGVSIGGLSMGGALAAILAAETGDISSLVLMAPYLDMPKSQKLASATHWIWSAVAGARRSNSPGSIRDPLEREKNLGYGAYSGRLLYELWRLAARARRSLAKIAAPTLLIQSHTDPRIAQGVAERVFAALGCTVKKLVWVENTGHIITVDYGRARVFEEVAAWIGAHAHQRR, encoded by the coding sequence ATGCCTTCGGGAAAGACGGATACGGTTGGGCTAATAGCCGGCGCGGAAAGCATAGATATGCAGGAGGAGAATTCACACGGAATTCTCCTCCTGCATGGCTTTGGGGACACGCCTCAGACTCTCGGGCTGCTCGCGCGGCACCTGCACGCGGCGGGCTATGACGTGCGGGCTCCGCTGCTTCCGGGACATGGCAGGACGGTGGAGTCGTTCATGAGCTCGCGTCGCGAGGAATGGCTCGCCTGTGCCAGAGCTGAGCTGGCGCGAATGCGGGCGACTCACGATGGCGTATCAATCGGCGGTTTGTCGATGGGTGGCGCTCTGGCTGCGATACTTGCCGCCGAGACCGGCGACATCTCCTCGCTGGTGCTGATGGCGCCATACCTCGACATGCCGAAGTCGCAAAAACTCGCTTCGGCAACGCACTGGATATGGAGCGCCGTCGCCGGTGCACGGAGATCAAACAGCCCCGGATCCATTCGCGATCCACTGGAGCGTGAGAAAAACCTCGGCTACGGTGCCTACTCCGGCCGGCTCTTGTACGAGCTATGGCGCCTCGCGGCGAGGGCGCGCAGATCGCTGGCGAAAATAGCGGCGCCGACGCTGCTCATTCAGTCCCACACCGACCCGCGCATCGCTCAGGGGGTAGCGGAGCGCGTGTTCGCCGCCCTTGGGTGCACGGTAAAAAAGCTCGTGTGGGTGGAAAACACAGGCCACATCATCACGGTGGATTACGGCCGCGCGCGGGTGTTCGAGGAGGTAGCCGCGTGGATTGGGGCTCACGCCCACCAGCGGCGATGA
- a CDS encoding fatty acid desaturase yields the protein MPDFGSWAADWWKPVLFIVIAGHLTNVCVTLFLHRAQTHRSVKLHYLAALPMRLWLWLSTAIVTKEWVACHRKHHAFADREGDPHSPLVEGLRNIVLKGAFYYRKAVRQPGVLDKYGKGTPNDWLERHVLARRNSLGILLMLAVDVWLFGFFVGPLVWGAQMIWIPFWAAGIINGVGHAVGYRNFSVKDQSRNMLPIAIWLGGEELHNNHHADPHSAKFKAKWYEFDIGWMYLRLLSFFGLAKIEYAGL from the coding sequence ATGCCGGATTTTGGAAGCTGGGCAGCGGATTGGTGGAAGCCGGTTCTCTTCATCGTGATCGCCGGTCATCTCACCAACGTCTGTGTGACGCTGTTCCTGCATCGCGCCCAGACACATCGCAGCGTCAAGCTGCACTATCTGGCCGCCCTCCCGATGCGCCTGTGGTTGTGGCTTTCCACGGCCATCGTGACCAAGGAATGGGTGGCTTGCCACAGAAAGCACCACGCCTTCGCTGACCGAGAGGGAGATCCGCACAGCCCGTTGGTAGAAGGGCTCAGAAACATCGTCCTCAAGGGAGCATTCTACTATAGGAAAGCGGTGCGGCAGCCCGGGGTCCTCGACAAGTATGGAAAAGGGACGCCGAACGACTGGCTCGAGCGTCATGTTCTGGCGCGTCGGAACTCGCTTGGCATTCTGCTGATGCTTGCCGTGGACGTGTGGCTCTTCGGCTTCTTCGTCGGACCACTGGTGTGGGGAGCGCAGATGATCTGGATCCCATTCTGGGCTGCGGGAATCATCAATGGGGTTGGCCACGCGGTCGGTTATCGCAATTTCAGCGTGAAGGACCAGAGTCGTAACATGCTGCCCATCGCGATCTGGCTCGGGGGTGAGGAGCTTCACAACAATCACCACGCCGATCCCCACTCCGCGAAGTTCAAGGCGAAGTGGTACGAGTTCGACATCGGCTGGATGTATCTGCGTCTTCTGTCGTTCTTCGGATTGGCGAAGATCGAGTACGCGGGGTTGTAG
- a CDS encoding MBL fold metallo-hydrolase → MLTRSRQQPAVVPAAHRMRPVIASPVRRPAERVDTLTITWIGHSSFLIQCRGLNILTDPIWSDRASPVSFAGPRRLVPPFLRLEDLPPIDVTLISHDHYDHLDDPTIGRLIGRFPAMCWLAPLRVGGFLERRGAANVKELDWWQEHETAGIIIGCTPAQHFSGRYPWNRNSTLWCGWTLSFGRPRVFFAGDTALHPEFGAIAERFGPFDMAILPIGAYEPRWFMRQVHMNPTDSIAAFQQLTAVHPDHPCIMVGSHWGTFRLTDEPVMEPPILAREIWSRASLSPNLLWILAHGETREVPAL, encoded by the coding sequence ATGCTGACGAGATCCCGCCAGCAGCCCGCTGTGGTTCCCGCTGCGCATCGCATGCGTCCGGTAATCGCGTCACCTGTCCGGCGTCCCGCGGAGCGAGTCGATACGCTGACGATCACGTGGATAGGACACAGCTCGTTTCTTATCCAGTGCCGGGGCCTCAACATTCTCACCGATCCGATATGGTCGGATCGTGCCTCGCCTGTTTCGTTCGCCGGACCGCGCCGGCTTGTTCCACCGTTTCTGCGTCTCGAAGACCTGCCGCCGATCGACGTGACGCTGATATCGCACGACCACTACGATCACCTGGATGACCCCACAATCGGACGGTTGATCGGGCGCTTTCCGGCAATGTGCTGGCTCGCCCCGCTTCGTGTCGGAGGTTTTCTCGAGCGACGCGGCGCGGCAAACGTGAAAGAGCTCGACTGGTGGCAGGAGCACGAGACCGCCGGCATCATCATCGGCTGTACTCCCGCCCAGCATTTTTCCGGACGCTATCCGTGGAACAGAAACTCGACTCTCTGGTGCGGGTGGACGCTGTCATTTGGTCGCCCTCGTGTCTTTTTCGCAGGCGATACCGCGCTGCACCCCGAGTTCGGCGCGATTGCGGAGCGTTTCGGTCCGTTCGATATGGCGATCCTGCCCATCGGGGCCTATGAGCCGCGCTGGTTCATGCGGCAAGTGCACATGAATCCGACAGACAGCATCGCTGCGTTCCAGCAGCTGACTGCAGTTCATCCCGACCATCCATGCATCATGGTGGGATCGCACTGGGGAACGTTCCGGCTCACCGATGAGCCGGTCATGGAGCCGCCGATTCTCGCACGCGAGATCTGGTCGCGCGCCAGCTTGTCGCCCAACCTGCTCTGGATTCTCGCGCACGGAGAAACCCGCGAAGTCCCGGCTCTTTGA